The proteins below come from a single Poecilia reticulata strain Guanapo linkage group LG5, Guppy_female_1.0+MT, whole genome shotgun sequence genomic window:
- the LOC103465113 gene encoding inter-alpha-trypsin inhibitor heavy chain H3-like encodes MRRGVVQLSLFGVLVTLAAAQPKKDDWDIYSFHINSTVTGRYATTVMTSRVVNRMTESKEVEFHVQIPKNAFISKFTMLIDGQMYDGVVKTKEQAQQQYTQAVSRGQSAGIVSSVGRTMEEFKTSVTLAAHKKVTFELTYEELLKRTHGKYELQIHARPMQPVKDFKVDVHIHEKAGISFIDVKGGLSTNVLANAITKTRTDEQAWVHFYPTVDQQTTCDSCGERGLNGDLIVVYDVNRGNRLGDIKTLDGYFVHHFAPSDLPRIPKNVVFVIDRSGSMNGRKMQQTRTALIHILNDLAEDDFFGLLSFDSEISHWRRELVQAVSANLKGAKQFARGITDRGTTDINAAVLEGARMLNAHPREGSASILILLTDGDPTSGVTNHEAIQSNVRQAIAGKFPLYCLGFGFDVNFEFLEKMSLGNNGVARRIYEDSDADLQLKGFYEEVATPLLTDVTMIYVGGTNLTQTNFSQYYNGSEIVVAGEIIDNNVENFVPEVIAISSKQKVTFSNTNNSVDSSAGIADGLLQRVWAYLTVKQLLEKELLVSGPEKEKVKSNALELSLKYSFVTPLTSMVVTKPQGEDMDVLHKPKEGDGPRFDSYATPANRRVMLVRRPGQHGRVGLPGHPGSYGHLRPRNSPPSHDDREIRRWSSRSIDLSADYDDSNIYATNVAMAQPTETEMTTTPAPVSHRFLRKAENQPLPLCFDVSEAAIFKLLHHPSKELFVNGKLDSLTNGGFTKIVIHFSADQHIEVDPEGIRLHQGQTTTLYTGQDLITAGRLTVILRVKEIDVAVEDVRLVIFIHEKDGNKFLWPVLRQTPSADDTEGLLALKPADYQVRLQQSDGKLKLKDREAPAVRSSATDYSIANPVPMNCWLVGADFALERTLNDYFVAQL; translated from the exons ATGAGGAGAGGAGTGGTGCAACTCTCCCTTTTTGGGGTTCTGGTGACTCTAGCTGCTGCACAACCAAAGAAG GACGACTGGGACATTTACAGCTTTCACATCAACTCCACTGTGACCGGCCGATACGCCACCACCGTTATGACAAGCCGCGTTGTGAATCGCATGACTGAATCGAAAGAAGTTGAATTCCATGTTCAGATTCCCAAAAATGCCTTCATCAGTAAATTCACGAT GCTTATTGATGGTCAAATGTATGATGGAGTTGTAAAAACTAAGGAGCAGGCTCAGCAACAGTACACTCAGGCTGTGTCTCGTGGTCAGAGTGCTGGGATTGTCAG CTCTGTAGGGAGAACCATGGAGGAATTTAAGACCTCTGTAACTTTGGCGGCCCACAAAAAGGTCACCTTTGAGCTCACTTACGAGGAGCTGCTGAAGCGAACCCATGGCAAATACGAGCTGCAGATCCACGCTCGCCCCATGCAGCCTGTCAAAGACTTCAAG GTTGATGTGCACATTCACGAGAAAGCCGGCATCAGTTTCATTGATGTGAAAGGAGGACTGAGCACCAATGTCTTGGCTAATGCTATCACTAAAACACGTACAGATGAACAG GCATGGGTGCATTTTTATCCTACGGTGGACCAACAGACAACTTGTGACAGCTGTGGAGAGCGGGGTCTGAATGGAGATCTGATTGTTGTTTATGACGTAAATCGAGGCAACAGATTGGGCGACATCAAG ACTTTGGACGGATACTTTGTCCATCACTTTGCTCCATCAGACCTTCCCCGAATACCAAAGAACGTCGTCTTTGTTATAGATCGAAGTGGCTCAATGAACGGCAGAAAAATGCAACAg ACCAGAACTGCTTTAATCCATATATTGAACGACCTGGCAGAAGACGACTTCTTTGGTCTTCTCAGTTTTGACAGCGAAATATCTCACTGGAGAAGAGAACTCGTTCAGGCCGTCAGTGCAAATTTAAAGGGTGCCAAGCAATTTGCACGTGGTATCACCGACAGAGGAA CCACAGACATCAACGCAGCAGTGCTGGAAGGGGCTCGCATGCTGAATGCACATCCTAGAGAAGGCTCAGCTTCCATCCTAATACTTCTCACAGATGGAGACCCAACATCAG GAGTGACAAATCACGAAGCAATACAATCAAATGTAAGACAGGCCATCGCAGGAAAGTTTCCTCTCTACTGCCTTGGTTTTGGATTTGATGTCAATTTTGAGTTCTTGGAGAAAATGTCTTTGGGGAACAATGGTGTAGCAAGAAGGATCTATGAAGACTCTGACGCTGATTTGCAGCTCAAG GGCTTTTATGAAGAAGTGGCCACTCCTCTCCTAACAGACGTCACAATGATCTACGTCGGTGGAACCAATCTGACCCAGACTAATTTCAGTCAGTACTATAACGGCTCTGAGATCGTGGTGGCTGGTGAGATCATCGACAACAACGTAGAAAACTTTGtgccagaagttattgcaatttCA AGTAaacaaaaagtgacattttctaaCACAAACAACTCTGTGGATTCTTCTGCTGGAATTGCCGATGGACTTCTTCAAAGGGTTTGGGCTTATCTTACTGTGAAACAACTTCTGGAGAAAGA GCTGCTGGTATCTGGACctgagaaagagaaagtgaaGAGCAACGCCTTGGAGCTGTCCCTGAAGTACAGCTTTGTGACCCCACTCACTTCCATGGTGGTCACCAAGCCACAGGGGGAGGACATGGATGTCCTCCACAAACCCAAAGAGGGTGACGGACCCCGGTTCGACAGTTACGCCACACCAGCCAACA GACGTGTTATGCTCGTTCGACGTCCTGGTCAACATG GACGCGTTGGGCTCCCTGGACATCCTGGTTCATACG GACACTTACGACCTCGTAATTCTCCTCCTTCACATGACGACAGAGAGATTAGAA GGTGGTCCTCGCGTTCAATTGATTTATCGGCTGATTACGATGACTCAA ATATTTACGCCACTAATGTTGCGATGGCTCAGCCGACGGAAACGGAGATGACAACAACACCTG CTCCTGTTTCTCACAGATTTTTGCGGAAAGCTGAAAATCAGCCTCTTCCACTTTGCTTTGATGTCAGTGAAGCTGCCATTTTCAAACTGCTTCACCATCCAAGCAAGG AGCTGTTTGTAAATGGCAAGCTGGATTCGCTAACAAACGGAGGCTTCACTAAGATCGTTATTCACTTCAGCGCTGACCAGCACATTGAGGTTGATCCAGAGGGAATCAGACTTCATCAGGGACAGACCACGACGCTGTACACTGGACAGGATCTCATCACAGCTGGACG TCTTACAGTGATCTTGCGTGTCAAAGAAATAGATGTTGCGGTTGAGGACGTGCGTTTGGTTATCTTCATTCACGAGAAGGATGGGAACAAATTCCTCTGGCCTGTTTTGCGGCAGACGCCATCTGCCGACGACACTGAAGGACTTTTAG CTTTAAAACCAGCAGACTATCAGGTGCGTCTGCAACAATCTGATGGGAAACTGAAGCTCAAAGACAGAGAGGCTCCTGCTGTCAG ATCCTCTGCAACTGACTACAGCATTGCCAATCCTGTGCCAATGAACTGTTGGCTGGTGGGAGCTGACTTTGCCCTGGAGAGGACTTTGAATGATTACTTTGTTGCTCAACTTTAA
- the LOC103465199 gene encoding inter-alpha-trypsin inhibitor heavy chain H3-like: MGRATVLLAVFGLLLALTASLPNKDDWDIYSFHINATVTHRYAVTTITSRIANRMNESKETEFQIQIPKNAFISMFRLTMDGQVYDGIVKTKEQAQEQYIRAVSHGQSAGIVSSVGRTLEEFKTSVTVAAHKKVTFELKYEELLKRTHGKYELQIHARPMQPVRDFKADVYIREKASISFVDVKGGLSTKALANAITKTLADKQAWVHFYPTADQQKNCDSCGEEGMNGDLVIAYDVNRVNRFGDIKTSDGYFVHHFAPSSLPRIPKNVIFVIDQSGSMHGRKIKQTRTALLRILNDLAEDDFFGLISFDSQIIHWKRELVQATGPNLEGARQFVLNIHDRGSTNINAAVLEGARILNAHPRDGSASILILLTDGDPTSGVTNLDTIRSNVKQAVAGKFPLYCLGFGFDVNFEFLEKMSLQNSGAARRIYEDSDADLQLKGFYDEVATPLLTDVTMIYVGGTNLTQTNFSQYYNGSEIVVAGEIIDNNVENFTPQVVAISSKQKVTFSNTNDSVDPSVSDGRLQRVWAYLTVKQLLEKELLLSGPEKEKVNKEVLELSLKYSFVTPLTSMVVTKPEGEISEIHHKPKERKEPPLLPQSQSAKSIYSKSLRNSPSTQPVMMKTVRRKLLLYFNYPFSIISKTLLI, from the exons ATGGGGAGAGCCACGGTGCTGCTTGCTGTCTTTGGGCTTCTGCTGGCTTTGACTGCGTCACTACCAAACAAG GATGACTGGGACATTTACAGCTTTCACATCAACGCCACTGTGACCCACCGATATGCCGTCACCACCATCACAAGCCGTATCGCCAACCGCATGAACGAATCTAAAGAAACTGAATTCCAGATTCAGATTCCCAAGAATGCCTTCATCTCTATGTTCAGATT GACGATGGACGGTCAAGTGTATGACGGCATTGTGAAAACGAAGGAGCAAGCTCAGGAGCAGTACATTAGAGCTGTGTCCCATGGCCAAAGCGCTGGGATTGTCAG CTCTGTAGGAAGAACCTTGGAGGAATTTAAAACCTCTGTAACTGTGGCTGCCCACAAAAAGGTCACCTTTGAACTCAAATATGAGGAGCTGCTGAAGCGAACCCACGGCAAATACGAGCTGCAGATCCACGCTCGACCCATGCAGCCTGTCAGAGACTTCAAG GCTGATGTGTACATTCGCGAGAAAGCCAGCATCAGTTTCGTTGATGTGAAAGGAGGACTGAGCACCAAAGCCTTGGCTAATGCTATCACTAAAACACTTGCAGATAAACAG GCATGGGTACATTTCTATCCAACAGCGgaccaacaaaaaaattgtgacaGCTGTGGAGAAGAAGGCATGAATGGAGATCTGGTTATAGCTTATGATGTCAACAGAGTCAACAGATTTGGAGACATTAAG ACTTCTGATGGATACTTTGTCCATCACTTTGCTCCATCAAGTCTTCCACGAATACCAAAGAACGTAATCTTTGTTATCGACCAAAGTGGCTCAATGCACGgcagaaaaattaaacag ACCAGAACTGCTTTACTCCGTATTTTGAATGACCTGGCAGAAGATGACTTCTTTGGTCTCATCAGTTTTGACAGTCAAATAATTCACTGGAAACGGGAACTCGTTCAAGCCACTGGTCCAAATCTGGAGGGAGCGAGACAGTTTGTGCTGAATATTCATGACAGAGGAA GTACGAACATCAACGCAGCAGTGTTGGAAGGAGCCCGTATTCTGAATGCACATCCTAGAGACGGCTCAGCTTCCATCCTTATACTTCTCACAGATGGAGACCCAACATCAG GAGTGACAAATCTTGACACAATACGGTCCAACGTAAAACAGGCGGTTGCAGGAAAGTTTCCTCTCTACTGTCTTGGCTTTGGATTTGATGTTAATTTTGAGTTCTTGGAGAAAATGTCGCTGCAGAACAGCGGTGCAGCAAGACGGATCTATGAAGACTCTGACGCTGACTTGCAGCTGAAG GGTTTCTATGATGAAGTGGCCACTCCTCTCCTAACAGACGTCACAATGATCTACGTCGGTGGAACCAATCTGACCCAGACTAATTTCAGCCAGTACTATAACGGCTCTGAGATTGTGGTGGCCGGTGAGATCATCGACAACAACGTAGAAAACTTCACTCCTCAAGTTGTGGCCATTTCA AGTAaacaaaaagtgacattttctaaCACAAACGACTCTGTGGATCCTTCGGTCAGTGATGGACGCCTTCAGAGAGTTTGGGCCTACCTCACAGTTAAGCAGCTTTTAGAGAAGGA GCTTTTGTTATCTGGacctgagaaagaaaaagtgaataaaGAGGTTCTGGAGCTGTCCCTGAAGTACAGCTTTGTGACCCCACTCACATCCATGGTGGTCACCAAGCCTGAGGGGGAGATCTCAGAAATTCATCACAAACCCAAGGAGAGGAAAGAGCCTCCGCTTCTGCCTCAGAGTCAATCCGCCAAGAGTATATACTCCAAGAGTTTGAGAAACTCTCCCTCAACTC AGCCTGTCATGATGAAAACCGTAAGACGTAAGCTCCTCCTCTATTTTAATTACCCTTTTAGTATCATCAGTAAGACTTtgctgatttaa